A region of the Bacteroidota bacterium genome:
ATTAATTATGACAGTGGTATTTGCCGCCATTATTTTGTTTATATATATATTGGTAACCCCTTGGCTTAGTATACTGCGGAAACGCAGTAACAAATTGCCCCACGGACTGGCACGCGAACTTGGGCATTTGCAATTACCTAAACATCATCGCATTTGTATAGCCATCGATTTTTCCGATATGGACAAGCGAGCCATCGAACATGCAATTGCACACGGAGGCGATAAGGCAGAATATATATTGGTACATGCTGTTGAAACCGCAGGTGCAAGGCTTATTGGGGAAGATATTCTCGATTTCGAAACCCAAAGCGATACCGAAAACATAACACTCTACACCGGCGAACTTATCAAACGGGGCTACCGTGCCACCTGCCATGTGGGCTACGGTAGCCCTGTAAAAGTGATACCTCAAATGATCCTCGACCACAAAGCCGATATGGTGGTAATGGGTGCCCACGGACACAAAGGTTTTAAAGACCTCCTATTTGGCGAAACCGCCGATGCCGTGCGACACAGGGTAAGTGTACCTGTATTTATTGTGAAAGGGTAGGGCTGGATATTTTATATATAGTATTTTTTATTTTTGAAATACGGATGCTTCGGAAGCGTCATACCGAACTTTTGCTCGTGGTCGATCCTATGGCTGGTTACGGTACTTTCATACAAGACTCTTAATACCAATTCTTAACCTAAAATAGTTCTCCGCCTGTGGCGGATTAGTTTGTAGAATGGTAATGCCGAACTACAATACATTTAGTCCCTTTCTTTTGGACTATTATATATTGAGTTTCGGTATTATTATAGTCCTTCAATAAACGAAACAAACTCTGTAGCAATGCAAGAGTTGTTTTGTTTTATATTTGTATTATATACTTTGAAGCACAAGAAGTATATCTCATAGAGGTGCAAAGATGCGGATGGCAAGCTATTCTCAATAACTTTAAAAAACATACTGAGGCAATAATAGTGTCTACTCTATTGCCCTGTGGTTTACTAAGGTCTCGCTACAAAACAGAAAAGCTCGGGATTACTCCCAAGCTTCCTGCTGTTGGCAAAACCAACAACTCCCTAAAATAAGATTTACAAAAATTTATTAATAATTGTTCACCTTAGTGATCTTTAATATCTCTGTTTTTTGCCCGTCGGCAATTGTAATCATATAAATTCCGGCTGGCATTGTTTCAAGTTCGCTCATGGTCAAAGTATTCGACCCCTTGCGTAAATTGTATTTTACTGTGTATACCACTTTGCCATCAATGCTTTGCACGGTGCATGCAATGCTTTTCTCTTCAGTGGTGTTTATGGCAATATTATAAGTAGTTAAGAAAGGATTGGGGAACACACTATAACTGGTAGAAGCAGCGTTATTAGCTTTACTCAAGGTTTTTATAATAGAATAACTACTTTCTCCGTTCCAGTCTGTTTGCTTAATGCGATAGTATAAATGAGAAGCATTCAGTTTTCCCGCATTTACATCGGTGTAGGTATAATTATTTACACCAGATTTTTCTGCCGCTTCAATGGTGAACAAGTATTCAAAGTCTTTTCCATTAATACTACGTTGAACTTCAAAATATTTGTTATCTACTTCGTAAGTTGTGCTCCAATCAAGTTTGGCATCAATACCCTGCCATTTGGCAGTAAAGCCTAACCATGTAACAGGCAATGCACTAAATGCACTTACTGAATAGGTAGCTAATGCACCAAGTTCGTTAGCCGAGTCTTTCCATCCATAGGTGAATGAGAATGACATGTGGCCATTTTTCCGCAGAAACACATTCAAGTTTGATGGGTCGAAATTAGGTATTTCATATCTGCTTGAAGCAGCGTTCCAATATATATAAGAAGAATCTGTATTGCTTGGGCCTGGGCTCAATGAGATATTGATAGTGCCATTAAAGTAAACTATCACATCATTGGCAGAATCGGGCAAAGTGGTTATTACAAATTTTCTCAACCCACTTGAGCCTGTTGCTCCTCCATAATTTCCATCCTCTGGGTCACTACCCGATACCTTGCCAGGCCTTACCGCAGACGAGTATCCATTGACTACTCCATCAGCAGTACCTGTTGAATCATTCAGACTCAGCTTGAAAGGATAATTTGCATCGCTAGATGGTTTATTAAAATCATTGGCATTTAGACCCGTATAACTCTTATTGTAAGCAGCACAAAGCTGCTCTATGCCAAAATTGGCATTGGCAATATTGGTAGTTACCAAGGTTATTGCCAATTTTCCATTAACTGTGCCATCTGAACCAGAACCAGCACCTAAGTTTTCACCAGTATATATCCAATTAGAGGGAAGTGCTACAGGAGGTGAGGGATTGCCCGGGTTAGCAGAGTTATTATTAGTTACCATCACATTATAAGAACCAGGGTATTGATTGTTAAAGGTAAATGTTCCATTAGTATTTACGTTGACTTTAGCTACTACCGTGTTTATTCCGTCTATTATATAAGCTACCAATTGATTGCTATTAGGATTATTTATCCCTGTGCCATTCACTGTATTGTCAACC
Encoded here:
- a CDS encoding T9SS type A sorting domain-containing protein — encoded protein: TFTYAACDSAGQINTSTISTMTINFTCITISGNVYNDTNGLRDNNVNGTGINKPSTTQVYANLLNSSNIVIATIAVDNNGTFSFTGITPASYTVQVSTNQGAVSSSAPATSLPTQWVNTGENLGSTSGSDGTIDGKLSLTLSTSNITNANFGIEQRPMAMDTETIAQINPGGTTNVTVSPGLFVPFDTGGRVDSLSIISFPNNVTSITINGTTYTSGSFPSGGVKVPTNSVGQPTQTITIDPINGAISVNILFKPFDNAGFPCINPWTITIPFELLSISGNVYNDLNALVDNTVNGTGINNPNSNQLVAYIIDGINTVVAKVNVNTNGTFTFNNQYPGSYNVMVTNNNSANPGNPSPPVALPSNWIYTGENLGAGSGSDGTVNGKLAITLVTTNIANANFGIEQLCAAYNKSYTGLNANDFNKPSSDANYPFKLSLNDSTGTADGVVNGYSSAVRPGKVSGSDPEDGNYGGATGSSGLRKFVITTLPDSANDVIVYFNGTINISLSPGPSNTDSSYIYWNAASSRYEIPNFDPSNLNVFLRKNGHMSFSFTYGWKDSANELGALATYSVSAFSALPVTWLGFTAKWQGIDAKLDWSTTYEVDNKYFEVQRSINGKDFEYLFTIEAAEKSGVNNYTYTDVNAGKLNASHLYYRIKQTDWNGESSYSIIKTLSKANNAASTSYSVFPNPFLTTYNIAINTTEEKSIACTVQSIDGKVVYTVKYNLRKGSNTLTMSELETMPAGIYMITIADGQKTEILKITKVNNY